Proteins from a single region of Synergistaceae bacterium:
- the larA gene encoding nickel-dependent lactate racemase yields the protein MKISVPYGKSAIICEIPEERLRGVLYSRAHDYKAKATESSLVREALGAPTGSPPLRELVKGKKRVVIITSDHTRPVPSGITMPLLLEEIRAGNPDAEITLLVATGLHRNMTREEIAVRFGPELSSSENIVVHDCHDEKNLVALGTLPSGGSLVVNRLVVECDLLISEGFIEPHFFAGYSGGRKVVLPGVAGYKTVLANHCSEFIAHDMARTGILDGNPIHGDMIFAAKTAKLAFILNVVLDADKKIIAAFAGDSDAAHREGCDFLKSLAGIKPVPADIVITGNGGYPLDQNVYQAVKAMTGAEASILPGGVIVIAAECCDGHGGEAFYDTFKSTRSAEQVMRAITARGRDETLPDQWQSQIFLRVLLKHKVVMVSSVAPEMIEHLNMIPAASLQDAVAKAEELLGKKDASVTVIPDGVSVIIE from the coding sequence ATGAAAATCAGCGTCCCATACGGAAAATCGGCCATAATCTGTGAGATTCCCGAAGAGCGCTTGAGAGGAGTACTGTACTCCCGAGCGCACGACTATAAGGCAAAAGCCACCGAGTCCTCCCTCGTTCGCGAGGCCCTAGGTGCTCCCACAGGCTCTCCGCCACTTCGAGAGCTCGTGAAGGGTAAAAAACGCGTCGTCATCATTACCAGCGATCACACTCGCCCCGTTCCAAGCGGTATCACTATGCCCCTTTTATTAGAAGAAATTCGCGCGGGAAACCCTGATGCAGAAATAACGTTGCTCGTCGCCACAGGCCTGCACCGCAACATGACGCGTGAGGAAATCGCCGTCCGTTTCGGGCCTGAGCTCTCCTCTTCTGAGAACATTGTGGTACACGACTGTCATGACGAAAAGAACCTCGTTGCGTTGGGAACGCTTCCGTCAGGCGGCTCGTTGGTTGTCAACCGCTTGGTTGTGGAGTGCGACCTTCTTATCTCGGAGGGGTTCATCGAACCGCATTTCTTCGCCGGGTACAGCGGAGGTCGTAAGGTTGTGCTGCCAGGAGTCGCAGGGTATAAAACCGTTTTGGCCAATCACTGCTCGGAGTTTATCGCCCACGATATGGCACGGACTGGAATTTTGGACGGCAACCCGATACATGGTGACATGATTTTCGCCGCGAAGACCGCAAAGCTGGCTTTTATTTTGAACGTCGTCCTAGACGCGGACAAAAAAATCATCGCGGCCTTTGCCGGAGACTCTGACGCGGCGCACCGCGAGGGTTGTGATTTTTTGAAGAGCCTGGCGGGGATAAAGCCCGTTCCGGCTGATATCGTCATCACCGGGAACGGGGGCTATCCACTGGACCAGAACGTCTATCAGGCCGTCAAGGCTATGACGGGCGCGGAGGCCAGCATCCTTCCCGGCGGGGTGATCGTGATAGCGGCGGAGTGCTGCGATGGTCACGGGGGAGAGGCTTTCTACGACACTTTCAAGTCCACGCGTTCCGCCGAACAGGTGATGCGCGCTATTACAGCGCGAGGACGCGATGAGACCCTGCCGGATCAGTGGCAGTCGCAGATATTCCTGCGCGTCCTGCTGAAGCATAAGGTAGTTATGGTTTCTTCGGTTGCGCCTGAGATGATCGAGCACTTGAACATGATTCCGGCGGCGTCGCTCCAGGACGCGGTGGCGAAAGCGGAGGAGCTGCTGGGTAAAAAAGACGCTTCAGTAACGGTAATACCGGACGGGGTATCCGTCATAATCGAAT